In Marinobacter sp. es.048, the following proteins share a genomic window:
- a CDS encoding DUF6544 family protein has product MKIFFLILLILLVAVTVALWFWRQADQTADRAAMARLVALQPTAPERFDLSLLQGLPEPAQRYFRYTIKPGTPLYTVARISMNGQFGMGNRESPDYMDMQATQVLAVPEGFIWKMSANRGLLQISGSDTDQWTRFWLMGLLPVARMGGDPDHTRSAFGRYVAEAVFWTPAALLPGPGVVWTLVDVNTARVIVRHEGTEQAVDVVVADDGRPLQVSFDRWSNANAEKVHRLQPFGGDLSEFREFEGFLLPTRVEAGNFFNTDDYFPFFIGEISNIEFPRSSVTRSSD; this is encoded by the coding sequence ATGAAAATCTTTTTCCTGATCCTGTTGATTCTGTTGGTTGCGGTCACCGTCGCTCTCTGGTTCTGGCGCCAGGCTGACCAGACCGCGGACCGGGCCGCCATGGCGAGATTGGTGGCTCTGCAGCCGACTGCACCGGAGCGTTTTGATCTTTCTCTTCTTCAAGGGCTGCCTGAGCCCGCCCAGCGGTATTTCCGGTACACCATTAAGCCTGGTACACCGCTCTACACCGTGGCCCGGATATCCATGAATGGACAATTCGGTATGGGCAATCGGGAGTCGCCCGACTACATGGACATGCAGGCTACCCAGGTGCTGGCCGTGCCCGAAGGGTTTATCTGGAAAATGAGCGCCAACCGCGGCCTGCTCCAGATTTCCGGCTCAGACACTGACCAGTGGACGCGGTTCTGGCTGATGGGGTTGCTTCCGGTTGCCCGAATGGGCGGCGACCCGGATCACACCCGTTCGGCATTCGGCCGGTATGTGGCAGAGGCGGTGTTCTGGACGCCGGCCGCCCTGCTGCCAGGCCCGGGTGTTGTGTGGACACTTGTTGATGTGAATACGGCGAGGGTGATTGTGCGCCATGAAGGTACAGAGCAGGCGGTGGATGTTGTGGTGGCCGACGACGGCCGGCCGCTTCAGGTGAGTTTTGACCGGTGGAGCAATGCGAATGCGGAAAAAGTCCATCGCTTGCAGCCTTTTGGCGGCGATCTGTCGGAGTTTCGGGAGTTCGAAGGATTTCTTTTGCCTACTCGCGTGGAAGCCGGGAATTTCTTCAACACGGACGATTATTTTCCGTTCTTCATTGGCGAGATCAGCAACATAGAATTTCCTCGATCCAGTGTCACCAGGAGTAGCGACTGA
- a CDS encoding universal stress protein produces the protein MYSKILVPVDLAHTDKMVKALNTSIDIAKHYKATLCYVSVTNSTPGAAAHNPKELREKLAVFAEEQGKSHGISTDSIVMETADTAVELEDKLLEAIKTTGADLVVMASHPPGIGDKLHILHSNGANIVRHSDISVFVVR, from the coding sequence ATGTACAGCAAGATCCTCGTTCCGGTCGACCTCGCCCATACCGATAAAATGGTGAAGGCGCTCAATACCTCCATAGATATTGCCAAGCATTACAAAGCTACCCTCTGCTACGTCAGTGTCACCAACAGCACGCCGGGAGCGGCCGCCCACAACCCTAAAGAACTCAGGGAGAAACTGGCCGTCTTCGCGGAGGAGCAGGGGAAATCCCACGGCATCAGTACGGACAGCATCGTCATGGAGACCGCCGATACGGCAGTGGAACTTGAAGACAAGTTGCTTGAGGCTATTAAAACCACCGGTGCAGACCTGGTGGTGATGGCTTCTCATCCGCCGGGAATCGGCGACAAGCTCCACATTCTCCACTCCAACGGCGCCAATATCGTCAGACACAGTGATATTTCGGTATTCGTTGTGCGGTAA
- a CDS encoding GGDEF domain-containing protein: MNSATTPMNYEPERERRPQFWRLAMRCAQIAGTVDVIFFFLFHALGSPILAWVNVVSVAMYAGAYYALKYHRNRIAVVLIWAEVLGHAGLGIVLIGWESGFHYYLLMFIPAICVSASRKWAIYALLALWGYYIALDVLMWYIAPLQPIPQTALHFVHLFNLSVVFAMFSYLASYYLRMVVTAQRKLREMATTDSLTGLFNRRHMTYLAEKELARFSRSGHPVGFLLLDVDHFKSINDAYGHETGDRVLGFVADVIREELRAQDLIGRWGGEEFLAILPDTDSGKAQASAERIRNAFLARDWSAITGGDADVTISIGVSELRAGEDLSAAVSRADEALYRGKTGGRNRVELETI, from the coding sequence ATGAATAGTGCGACTACTCCAATGAATTATGAGCCTGAGCGGGAGCGCAGGCCCCAATTCTGGCGTCTGGCCATGCGGTGTGCCCAGATTGCCGGAACTGTGGACGTCATCTTCTTCTTTCTTTTTCATGCCTTGGGGTCGCCGATCCTGGCTTGGGTTAATGTGGTCAGCGTGGCCATGTACGCCGGGGCCTATTACGCGCTCAAATACCACAGGAACAGGATTGCGGTGGTACTCATCTGGGCCGAAGTGCTTGGTCATGCCGGCCTTGGTATTGTTCTGATTGGTTGGGAGAGCGGTTTCCACTATTACCTGCTGATGTTCATACCGGCGATTTGTGTGTCCGCATCACGGAAATGGGCCATCTATGCTCTGTTGGCCTTGTGGGGTTACTACATCGCCCTGGATGTCCTGATGTGGTACATCGCGCCGTTACAGCCGATTCCTCAAACGGCTCTGCATTTTGTTCATCTGTTTAACCTGAGCGTGGTCTTCGCCATGTTCAGTTACCTGGCTTCCTATTACCTCAGAATGGTGGTCACGGCCCAGCGCAAGCTCCGGGAAATGGCAACAACGGATTCACTGACCGGGCTTTTTAATCGCCGGCACATGACCTATCTGGCTGAAAAAGAACTGGCCCGGTTCAGCCGTAGCGGTCACCCGGTTGGCTTTCTTCTGCTGGATGTCGATCATTTTAAATCAATCAACGACGCCTATGGCCACGAAACCGGCGACCGGGTGTTGGGTTTTGTTGCCGATGTGATTCGTGAGGAGCTGCGGGCTCAGGACCTGATCGGTAGATGGGGTGGAGAGGAGTTTCTGGCCATCCTCCCTGATACGGATTCCGGCAAAGCGCAGGCAAGCGCGGAGCGGATACGAAATGCGTTTTTGGCCAGGGACTGGAGCGCGATTACTGGCGGTGATGCCGATGTTACGATCAGTATCGGTGTGAGCGAACTGCGAGCTGGCGAAGACCTGAGTGCCGCGGTCAGCAGGGCTGATGAAGCTCTTTACCGGGGTAAAACGGGCGGCCGTAACCGGGTAGAACTGGAAACCATCTGA
- a CDS encoding MaoC family dehydratase, translating into MSDIRKRAIAGLKAGDSFTLARTFTEDETLSFGEISRDQNPVHYSDEFAQAKNLEGKICHGLLVGGMITEVGGQIGWLASGMNFRFRRPVYFGDTITCVFTITEVDERNRARAEAVLSNQHGEPVIEAWLTGVLPGPREQEVMSAMVGEQKTTTGA; encoded by the coding sequence ATGTCTGATATTCGTAAAAGAGCCATTGCCGGCCTGAAAGCCGGGGATTCGTTTACCCTGGCGCGAACGTTCACTGAAGATGAGACCCTGTCCTTTGGTGAGATCAGCCGTGATCAGAATCCGGTCCACTACAGCGACGAGTTTGCGCAAGCCAAGAATCTAGAGGGCAAGATCTGCCATGGCCTGCTGGTTGGTGGGATGATCACGGAAGTGGGTGGGCAGATTGGCTGGCTGGCGTCCGGAATGAATTTTCGCTTCCGCCGGCCGGTGTATTTTGGCGACACCATCACCTGTGTTTTCACCATCACCGAGGTGGATGAAAGGAATCGGGCCCGGGCGGAAGCGGTACTCTCCAACCAGCACGGTGAGCCGGTTATCGAGGCCTGGTTGACGGGTGTTCTGCCCGGGCCAAGGGAACAGGAAGTGATGTCAGCCATGGTCGGCGAACAGAAAACGACGACTGGAGCCTGA
- a CDS encoding M23 family metallopeptidase, giving the protein MSLVVMLTQIALPVLLLVWLARFPAKGLFALGVQAVSVAAVLLGIGLAALWTMPPFWTPYVYYGVFALIVVLHLWQGRFQGNGLWRVSAGQTLFVLLGFGLGCFGGYMAYMAYQGRTVPPVETVNIAPPFGPGTYLVAHGGSNLMVNVHLKTLDTAIERFRPWQGQSRALDIFRVSPLGIHKNGWLASDPARYTTFGTPVVAPCDGEIAKVVDGREDMPVPVMDRAHMAGNYVAINCGRFFVILAHLRKGTVAVSAGDQVAVGDLLGEMGNSGNSSEPHLHVHAQRGLPEEAAFAGEPLALTIDGAFPVRNDRIRIAEPVAQ; this is encoded by the coding sequence ATGTCCCTTGTGGTCATGCTCACCCAAATCGCCCTGCCAGTTCTCCTGTTGGTATGGTTGGCACGGTTCCCTGCCAAGGGACTGTTTGCACTTGGAGTGCAGGCAGTGTCAGTTGCAGCGGTACTCCTTGGCATCGGACTGGCGGCGCTGTGGACCATGCCCCCGTTCTGGACGCCTTACGTCTATTATGGGGTTTTCGCGCTCATCGTAGTGTTACATCTCTGGCAGGGGCGGTTTCAGGGTAACGGCCTCTGGCGAGTCTCAGCCGGGCAGACCTTATTTGTCCTTCTTGGGTTCGGTCTGGGCTGCTTTGGCGGGTACATGGCGTATATGGCCTATCAGGGGAGGACTGTGCCGCCGGTTGAGACCGTCAACATCGCACCGCCTTTCGGGCCTGGCACCTATCTGGTGGCCCATGGCGGATCCAACCTCATGGTGAATGTACATTTGAAAACACTGGATACAGCTATTGAGCGTTTCAGACCCTGGCAAGGACAGAGTCGGGCCCTGGATATTTTCCGAGTTTCTCCGCTGGGAATTCACAAGAACGGCTGGCTGGCTTCTGATCCGGCCCGCTATACAACATTCGGCACCCCGGTGGTGGCGCCCTGCGATGGCGAGATCGCGAAAGTTGTCGATGGCCGGGAGGATATGCCGGTTCCAGTGATGGATCGGGCTCATATGGCGGGAAACTATGTGGCGATCAATTGTGGCCGGTTCTTTGTGATTTTAGCCCATCTGAGAAAAGGCACCGTCGCGGTCTCTGCTGGTGACCAGGTGGCTGTAGGCGATTTACTGGGAGAAATGGGCAACTCCGGGAACAGTTCAGAGCCCCATCTGCATGTTCACGCCCAGCGAGGGCTGCCTGAGGAGGCGGCGTTTGCAGGTGAGCCGCTGGCGCTGACTATTGATGGTGCGTTTCCCGTAAGAAACGACAGGATCCGTATTGCAGAGCCTGTCGCCCAATAA
- a CDS encoding sodium-dependent transporter: MSESTQPHQQANNLWSSRMAFILAAAGSAVGLGNIWKFPYITGENGGGAFVLIYLACIFLIGVPVLISETMIGRRGGQSPVATMRTLTKTEGTARGWRAIGWNGVIASFLVLSFYAVIGGWALVYIGKAATGLFTGADAEAIGGQFGGLLANPWELLMWHSVFMAIVVFIVGRGIRSGLEKAVNMLMPLLFVLLVAMVIYAMNSGSFGRAVSFMFSPDFSKLTTAGVLTALGHAAFTLSIGIGVLMAYGSYLPKTVNIARTAMTIAVVDTSVALLAGLAIFPLVFANGLEPGAGPGLIFVTLPLAFGQMSGGALFGTIFFALLLVAAITSAISMLEPVVEWLEEHKGVSRAKSALGGGLAIWFIGIGTVLSFNVWDSVHPLGFIPFFEGKTVFDLLDFLVSNLMMPLGGLAIALFAGWAMKREGLPADFGLQGSSYKAFMFILRYLTPAGIAVVFLYNLV; encoded by the coding sequence ATGAGTGAGAGTACCCAACCACACCAGCAGGCCAATAACCTCTGGTCCTCACGGATGGCCTTTATCCTGGCTGCTGCCGGCTCGGCGGTGGGCCTCGGCAACATCTGGAAGTTTCCGTACATTACTGGCGAGAACGGCGGCGGCGCCTTCGTTCTGATTTACCTGGCCTGTATCTTCCTGATCGGCGTGCCAGTGCTGATTTCCGAGACCATGATTGGTCGACGCGGCGGCCAGAGCCCCGTGGCCACCATGCGCACCCTGACCAAAACCGAAGGCACCGCGAGGGGCTGGCGGGCCATCGGCTGGAATGGCGTTATCGCGTCCTTCCTGGTGCTGTCTTTCTACGCAGTGATTGGCGGCTGGGCTCTGGTCTATATCGGCAAGGCCGCAACCGGACTGTTTACCGGTGCCGATGCAGAAGCCATTGGCGGCCAGTTCGGCGGGCTTTTGGCCAATCCGTGGGAATTGCTGATGTGGCACTCCGTCTTCATGGCGATCGTGGTGTTCATCGTGGGTCGGGGCATTCGTTCCGGGCTTGAGAAAGCCGTGAATATGCTGATGCCACTGCTGTTCGTGCTGTTGGTAGCGATGGTGATCTATGCCATGAACAGCGGCAGCTTCGGCCGGGCCGTAAGCTTCATGTTCTCGCCGGACTTCAGCAAGCTCACCACCGCCGGTGTACTGACCGCCCTGGGGCACGCGGCCTTTACCCTGAGTATCGGCATTGGCGTTCTGATGGCCTACGGCTCGTACCTGCCAAAAACCGTAAACATTGCGCGGACCGCGATGACCATTGCTGTCGTGGACACCAGTGTTGCCCTTCTCGCGGGGCTGGCCATCTTTCCGCTGGTATTTGCCAATGGTCTTGAGCCAGGCGCAGGCCCCGGCCTGATCTTCGTCACCCTGCCACTGGCGTTTGGTCAGATGAGTGGTGGCGCTCTATTCGGCACCATTTTCTTTGCTCTGCTACTGGTAGCAGCCATCACCTCGGCCATTTCCATGCTGGAACCGGTGGTCGAATGGCTGGAAGAACACAAAGGCGTCAGCCGGGCGAAAAGCGCCCTTGGTGGCGGGCTCGCGATCTGGTTTATCGGCATCGGCACCGTGCTGTCGTTCAACGTCTGGGACAGCGTGCACCCGCTCGGTTTTATCCCGTTCTTCGAAGGCAAGACGGTCTTCGATCTGCTCGACTTCCTGGTCTCCAACCTTATGATGCCCCTCGGCGGACTGGCCATTGCACTGTTTGCCGGATGGGCAATGAAACGTGAGGGCCTACCGGCCGATTTTGGCCTGCAAGGAAGCAGCTACAAGGCGTTCATGTTCATACTGCGTTATCTAACGCCTGCCGGTATCGCCGTGGTGTTCCTTTACAATCTGGTATAA
- a CDS encoding oleate hydratase → MARSNVTRKLGSKLAPHIEALRKQTVDVPPDASSRHLHNGIDTPLPPADLHGSYINNRPLPTEGVAERRAWIIGGGIAGLSAAFFLIRDGHMPAGNITFLEEQDIEGGSLDGAGNAEDGYIVRGGREMEMTYQNFWDVFSEIPALELPAPFTVLDEYRIVNDADKNWSKARLLENQGQIKDFSTMDLTRRQQLEIIRLLLARKEDLDDITVEQWFSEGFLSTNFYTFWRTMFAFQNWHSVLEMKLYMHRFLHLMDGLNDMTSLVFPKYNQYDSFVRPLMRWLKDQGVNIQYDMTVTDLDMESGDGTRAVKTIQCHSADGDKTFNVGAHDLVFVTTGSMTEDTAYGDDDNAPRLKDSDKAGQGSGWQLWRNLAEKSDVFGRPDKFCGDIPRSTWESVTLTCKPSPLMDKLKELSVNDPYSGFTATGGIITFTDSAWLMSFTCNRQPHFPDQPDDVIVLWTYALLMDKPGDYVNKTMPECTGKEVLIELCYHLGLEDQINEVLAATKTRIALMPYITSQFMPRARGDRPQVVPSGCTNLACIGQFVETHNDVVFTLESSVRTARIGVYSLLGIKKQVPDIYPGQYDIRRLLRATRTLNSNEAFLGEGILRRLLGGTYFENILPLGPDEDPADLHKAGLFDNQLQAIRQLVEGNHTLDDAKGWVQGVLDKLRGRS, encoded by the coding sequence ATGGCCAGATCCAATGTCACCAGAAAGCTCGGCTCAAAACTCGCGCCTCATATCGAAGCCCTGAGAAAACAGACCGTCGATGTGCCACCAGACGCCTCATCAAGGCACCTGCACAACGGGATCGACACTCCCCTGCCGCCGGCAGACCTGCACGGCAGCTATATCAACAACCGGCCGCTTCCAACAGAGGGTGTAGCGGAGCGCCGGGCGTGGATTATCGGTGGCGGCATTGCGGGCCTGTCCGCTGCCTTTTTTCTCATTCGCGACGGGCACATGCCTGCGGGCAACATCACCTTTCTTGAGGAGCAGGATATAGAGGGTGGTTCGTTGGATGGCGCCGGTAACGCCGAGGACGGATATATCGTCCGTGGAGGTCGTGAAATGGAGATGACCTACCAGAACTTCTGGGATGTTTTCTCAGAAATACCTGCGCTCGAACTGCCTGCCCCGTTCACCGTGCTTGATGAGTACCGCATCGTGAACGATGCCGACAAGAACTGGTCGAAAGCCCGGCTCCTGGAAAACCAGGGACAGATCAAAGACTTCTCGACCATGGATCTTACCAGGCGCCAGCAGCTTGAGATCATCAGGCTGCTATTGGCCCGGAAAGAGGATCTGGACGACATCACGGTTGAGCAATGGTTCAGTGAGGGTTTTCTGAGTACTAATTTCTACACTTTCTGGCGCACCATGTTTGCGTTTCAGAATTGGCACTCGGTGCTTGAAATGAAGCTCTACATGCATCGTTTCCTGCACCTGATGGACGGACTGAACGACATGACGTCACTGGTTTTCCCGAAATATAACCAGTACGACAGCTTCGTCAGGCCGCTCATGAGATGGCTCAAAGACCAGGGTGTGAATATCCAGTACGACATGACCGTCACTGATCTGGATATGGAGAGCGGAGATGGCACCAGAGCCGTCAAGACCATCCAATGCCACAGTGCAGACGGGGACAAGACATTCAATGTCGGCGCACATGATCTGGTATTCGTCACAACCGGATCCATGACCGAGGATACCGCCTACGGCGACGACGATAACGCTCCGAGGTTGAAAGATAGTGACAAGGCCGGCCAAGGATCCGGCTGGCAACTCTGGAGGAATCTGGCCGAGAAATCCGACGTCTTCGGCCGGCCAGACAAATTCTGCGGAGACATACCCCGCTCAACGTGGGAATCAGTGACGCTTACCTGCAAACCCTCACCTTTGATGGACAAGCTCAAAGAGCTGTCGGTTAATGACCCTTATTCCGGGTTCACGGCTACTGGCGGAATTATAACCTTTACAGATTCTGCCTGGCTGATGAGCTTCACATGCAATCGCCAGCCACACTTCCCCGATCAGCCAGACGACGTCATTGTGTTGTGGACCTATGCTCTGCTGATGGATAAACCCGGTGATTACGTCAACAAGACGATGCCCGAATGCACCGGTAAAGAAGTGTTGATTGAGCTGTGTTACCACCTCGGACTGGAGGACCAGATAAACGAAGTACTGGCTGCCACAAAAACCCGCATCGCGCTGATGCCTTACATCACGTCACAATTCATGCCGAGGGCCAGAGGCGACCGTCCTCAGGTAGTCCCTTCAGGCTGCACCAATCTCGCTTGCATCGGGCAGTTCGTAGAGACCCATAACGACGTTGTGTTCACACTGGAAAGTTCGGTGCGGACGGCCCGCATTGGGGTTTACAGCCTGCTGGGCATCAAAAAACAGGTGCCCGATATTTATCCGGGACAATACGATATACGGCGTTTGCTGCGGGCAACCAGAACCCTTAACAGCAACGAAGCGTTTCTGGGTGAGGGTATTCTGCGCCGCCTGTTGGGCGGCACTTACTTTGAAAATATTCTGCCACTTGGTCCTGATGAAGACCCGGCCGATCTGCACAAAGCCGGGCTGTTCGACAATCAGTTACAGGCTATCCGTCAACTAGTGGAAGGAAACCACACCCTCGACGATGCCAAAGGGTGGGTTCAGGGCGTCCTTGACAAACTTCGCGGACGAAGCTGA
- a CDS encoding CopD family protein — protein MSLAIALHVLSAVIWVGGMFFAYMAMRPAVVEVVEASQRGVLWSRTLERFFRWVWLSVVLLLVTGYWMIFSVFGGMAGAGWHIHAMQTLGLVMMLLYFHVYFAPFRRLKQAVADKDPQAGGVQVGKIRRLVGINLVLGLIVVAIGSGGRYL, from the coding sequence ATGAGTCTGGCAATTGCACTGCATGTTTTGTCCGCGGTTATCTGGGTTGGCGGTATGTTCTTCGCCTACATGGCGATGCGTCCGGCCGTGGTTGAGGTGGTGGAGGCCTCCCAGCGTGGCGTTCTTTGGTCCAGAACGCTTGAACGGTTCTTTCGCTGGGTGTGGCTTTCAGTTGTGTTGCTCCTGGTCACCGGTTACTGGATGATTTTCAGTGTGTTTGGCGGTATGGCCGGTGCTGGTTGGCATATTCATGCCATGCAGACGCTCGGGCTGGTAATGATGCTGCTCTACTTCCATGTGTATTTTGCCCCGTTCCGGCGGCTCAAGCAGGCTGTTGCAGACAAAGATCCTCAGGCTGGCGGTGTTCAGGTGGGAAAGATTCGCCGGCTTGTGGGTATCAATCTGGTCCTCGGCCTGATTGTGGTCGCCATAGGGTCTGGCGGTCGGTACCTGTAA
- a CDS encoding PA4780 family RIO1-like protein kinase, producing MKVPKRLQPLVDDGMVDEVLYQLMSGKEAQVYVVRCGDQTRCAKVFKEASKRSFKQAVEYQEGRKVRNSRRARAMSKKTKYGQKEQEDAWLNAEVDALYRLAAAGVRVPQPLGFVDGVLLMELVADEDGKAAPRLDDVTLSPEQARDFHAQVIREVVRMLSAGLIHGDLSEFNVLVDANGPVIIDLPQAVNASGNNNAERMLERDVDNMRRYFGRFAPELLNTDYGKEIWALYESGDLHPDSKLTGCFLHDDTAANVDELMEIIDAAKEEEWERQERMRDAEED from the coding sequence ATGAAAGTACCGAAGAGATTACAACCACTTGTTGATGACGGCATGGTGGACGAAGTGCTCTACCAGCTGATGAGCGGCAAAGAAGCGCAGGTTTATGTGGTGCGCTGCGGAGACCAGACACGCTGCGCCAAGGTCTTCAAGGAAGCCTCGAAACGGAGTTTCAAGCAGGCTGTGGAGTACCAGGAAGGCCGAAAGGTCCGGAACAGTCGTCGGGCCCGGGCCATGAGCAAGAAAACGAAATACGGCCAGAAGGAACAGGAAGATGCCTGGCTCAACGCCGAGGTGGATGCCCTTTACCGCCTTGCCGCCGCGGGTGTCCGGGTTCCCCAACCTCTGGGCTTCGTGGACGGTGTGCTGCTGATGGAACTGGTGGCGGACGAAGATGGCAAGGCCGCACCCAGGCTGGATGATGTCACCCTTTCCCCGGAACAGGCCCGTGACTTCCACGCTCAGGTTATCCGCGAGGTAGTCCGCATGTTGAGTGCCGGTCTGATTCATGGGGATCTGTCGGAATTCAACGTTCTGGTCGATGCCAACGGACCGGTCATCATTGATCTTCCCCAGGCCGTCAATGCGTCCGGCAATAACAACGCGGAACGTATGCTGGAGCGCGACGTAGACAATATGCGCCGGTACTTTGGCCGATTCGCGCCGGAACTGCTGAACACTGATTACGGCAAGGAGATCTGGGCGCTCTACGAATCCGGCGACCTCCACCCGGATAGCAAACTCACCGGCTGTTTCCTGCACGACGACACCGCTGCCAACGTCGACGAACTGATGGAAATCATCGATGCGGCAAAAGAAGAAGAGTGGGAGCGACAGGAACGAATGAGGGACGCAGAGGAGGACTGA
- a CDS encoding SDR family oxidoreductase yields MSENSVVVITGANRGIGLELARLYAGRGCSVIGVCREASPELEEVAKRIIESVDVTTDEGVAKLVAGLEGERIDLLINNAGLLQDEKLGSIDFDSIRTQMEINAYAPLRVAEALFEKIPSGGKIANITSRMGSIADNDSGGRYGYRASKAALNAFGKSLAMDLKPRGIAVAQLHPGYVQTRMVNFGGLITPEESARGLAERIDGLTLGNTGSFWHSNGEELPW; encoded by the coding sequence ATGTCAGAGAATTCCGTTGTAGTGATTACCGGAGCAAACCGTGGCATTGGTCTGGAGCTTGCCCGGCTGTATGCGGGTCGCGGCTGTTCGGTCATCGGTGTGTGTCGGGAGGCCTCGCCGGAGCTGGAAGAAGTTGCCAAGCGGATCATCGAGAGCGTCGACGTGACGACCGATGAGGGCGTGGCCAAGCTCGTGGCTGGTCTTGAGGGTGAGCGTATCGATCTGTTGATCAACAATGCCGGTCTGCTGCAGGACGAGAAGCTGGGCAGTATCGATTTCGATTCTATCCGCACCCAGATGGAGATCAATGCCTATGCTCCTCTGAGAGTGGCTGAAGCCTTGTTCGAAAAAATCCCCTCTGGAGGGAAAATCGCCAACATCACCAGCCGCATGGGCTCTATCGCTGACAATGACTCCGGCGGCCGCTATGGGTACCGTGCTTCCAAGGCAGCGCTCAATGCCTTTGGCAAATCCCTGGCGATGGATCTGAAACCGCGGGGTATCGCCGTGGCGCAGCTGCATCCCGGCTATGTCCAGACCCGTATGGTGAATTTTGGTGGGTTGATCACCCCGGAAGAATCGGCAAGAGGCCTGGCAGAGCGGATTGATGGCCTGACTCTGGGGAATACCGGGTCGTTCTGGCATAGCAACGGCGAAGAGCTGCCATGGTAA
- a CDS encoding zinc-dependent peptidase: MSAALVFAVFAVTLIAATIFYLFFYRTWRRERKLRAPFPEPWRQHLDSNVPLYRKLSKTLKCALEQRVQLFLSEKEFYGCNGFEVNDTVKVTIAGHACLLILARPYSDFDEVSSILVYPDAYHVRDIESDGLIVSESNEIRAGEASSRGQVVLAWKECEEAARAPHSSHNVMLHEFAHQLDYLDGTADGAPPLGGEQARHWQSAMTHAYEHLRHSLHHHHKPWLDPYGATEPAEFFAVLTEAFFQQPGHLKHEQPEVYKALQGYYRLDPKALWQDA; encoded by the coding sequence ATGTCAGCAGCACTTGTTTTCGCAGTCTTTGCAGTGACCCTGATCGCGGCCACCATTTTCTACCTCTTCTTCTATCGCACCTGGCGGAGAGAACGGAAACTGAGAGCCCCCTTCCCAGAACCCTGGCGGCAACACCTTGATTCGAATGTGCCGCTTTACCGAAAACTTAGCAAAACACTGAAGTGCGCATTAGAGCAACGGGTGCAGCTGTTTCTTTCCGAGAAGGAATTCTACGGCTGTAACGGCTTTGAAGTGAATGACACGGTGAAAGTCACCATCGCCGGGCATGCCTGTTTGCTGATTCTCGCCCGACCCTACTCGGATTTTGATGAGGTAAGCAGCATTCTGGTCTATCCCGACGCCTATCATGTCAGAGACATTGAAAGCGACGGACTGATTGTCAGCGAGAGTAATGAAATCCGGGCCGGAGAGGCCTCAAGCCGGGGCCAGGTGGTGCTGGCCTGGAAAGAATGTGAGGAAGCGGCCAGAGCCCCGCACAGCAGCCACAACGTGATGCTCCATGAATTCGCCCACCAGCTGGATTATCTGGACGGCACCGCGGACGGCGCTCCGCCCCTGGGCGGAGAACAGGCCAGGCACTGGCAATCGGCCATGACCCACGCCTACGAACATCTGAGACATTCCCTGCATCACCACCATAAACCGTGGCTTGACCCCTACGGCGCCACCGAACCTGCAGAATTCTTCGCGGTGCTGACCGAAGCGTTTTTCCAGCAACCTGGCCATCTCAAGCACGAACAGCCCGAGGTTTACAAAGCCCTGCAAGGGTATTATCGACTGGACCCTAAAGCCCTCTGGCAGGATGCGTGA
- a CDS encoding DUF2897 family protein, with protein sequence MPAIGWIFIIVALALIVGSLMILRDNARSMKISDEKMKKIQARKAEIEAEESAEDRES encoded by the coding sequence ATGCCAGCCATAGGATGGATATTCATAATTGTTGCCCTTGCCTTGATAGTGGGCAGCCTGATGATACTGCGCGACAATGCACGCAGCATGAAAATCTCCGATGAAAAAATGAAGAAGATTCAGGCCCGCAAGGCAGAGATCGAAGCCGAGGAGAGCGCTGAAGACAGAGAGTCGTAA